The sequence below is a genomic window from Egicoccus sp. AB-alg6-2.
ACCCGAGACCTACCGGCACGCCCGGGTCGATCGGGCGGCGCTGGTCGCGCTGACCATGGGTGACGAGGCCAACACCAACGTCGCCTTCACCGTGCGCGAGATCGACGAGGACGTCCCCATCGCGGCCCTGGCGAGCCGGGCCGCCTCCGTGGACGTGCTCGAACTCGCCGGCTGCCACGAGGTGGTGGAGCTGGCGGAGGTGCTGGGCCGGGCCATGGCGCGGCGCGTCGTGGGTACCGACGCGCGGGCACACGTGATCGGCGAGTTCGGCAACCTGCGGATCGCCGAGGCGAGCGTGCGGGGGACCGAACTGGTCGGCCGCACCGTGCGCGAGGCCGAACTGCGTCAGCGGGTGCACGTCAACGTGGTCGGGATCTGGGAGGACGGACGGTTCGCCGCCGCAGCCGCGGACAGTCGCCTGACCGAACGGACCGTGCTGATCCTGGCCGGCTCGGAGGAGCAGCTGGCGGCCTACGACCGCGCGTTCGGCGTGGACCAGTCCCAGCAGGCGACGCCGGTCCAACGTCGTCCGGTGCTGATCCTCGGCGGCGGGAGGGTCGGGCGGGCGGCGGCGCGCGCACTGGCCGAGACGGGCGTGGATGCGACCATCGTGGAGAAGCGTCCCGAGCGCATCCGTCCCGAGTTCACCAGCGTCGAAGGTGACGCCGCCGCGCTCGAGGTGCTGGAGGAGGCGGGCGTCACCGATGCCGCCGCCGTCCTGGTCACCACGCACGAAGACGACGTCAACGTCTACCTGACGCTCTATCTGCGACGGCTCCGTCCCGACGTGCAGTTGATCGCGCGCGCCACCCGCGACCGCAACGTCTCGACCCTCCACCGCGCGGGCGCCGATGCGGTGCTGTCGTACGCCAGCATCGGTGCCACCGCACTGTGGAACGCCATGGGACGCAACCGGCGGCTGGTCGTCGCCGAGGGACTCGAGATGTTCCGGGTGCCCATGCCGAGGAAGGTGCGGGGGCAGTCGCTGTCGCAGTGCGAGATCGGCGCGCGGAGTGGGTGTCACGTCGTGGCGATCGCGCAGGGCGACCATCTCGATCCGAACCCGGACCCCGAGGCGCCGCTGCCCGCGCACGGCGACCTCGTCCTGATCGGCGACGAGGGCAGCGAGGAGCGGTTCGTGGCCGAATTCGGCGACGTCCGGCGCCGTCACCGCTGAAGTCGGCCGCGCTGCCGCCGACGGGTGCCCGGGGCCGGCGCCGTCGGCTCGCCGTCAAGGTCGGTCGGGAGCGACGACGAGATGTCCCCACCACCCCAACTGGGGGTCGCGGCCGCACAGCCTCCGAGCTACCCGGCCGCGTCGCCCCCCACGGTCGCCGAAGCGCGCAGCCGGGCCATCGACGCGCAGCTGCGCACGATCTTCCAGCTCGCGCCCGTTGGCATCGGCCTGGTGGACTTCGAGGGTCGCACGATCCTGACCAACAACGCGCTCCGCGAGATGCTCGGTTACAGCGCCGAGGAGTTCGCCTCCGTCCACTTCGAGCAGTTCACCCACCCCGAGGACGTCCAACGCAATCTCGAGCTGTTCGAGCGCATGGCGGGCGGCCACCTCGACCGGTTCGAGATGGACAAGCGGTTCTTCCACCGCGACGGGCGCACGATCTGGGGGCGCTTGACCGTTTCGCTGCTCCGCGACCCCGACGGCCAGCCGGACCTCGCGATCGGCATGGTCGAGAACGTGACCGAGCAACGTGAGCTGCAGGCACAGCTCGAACACGCCGAGCACACCTTCCGGACCCTCGTCGAGCAGGTCCCCGCCGTCGTCTACGAGACCGGCCTGGACCCGCGTCGCCCGGCGACCTACGTCAGCCCGCAGATCGAGCACCTGCTCGGCATCAGCCCCGAGAAGTGGCTGGCCTGCCCCGAACTGTGGCGGCAGCAGATCTCGCCCGAAGACCGTGACGTCGCCTTCGGACCCGACCGTTTCGACGCCGCCCGCAGCGTCGCCGGTGAGGTGTCGACGCTGCACTACCGCATGCGCCGCGTCGACGGCCGCGAGATCTGGGTCCGGGACGAGTCGCGGATCGAGACCAACGCGTACGGCGAACAGGTGCTGCGGGGCGTGCTCGTGGAGGCCACGCGGGAGAAGCAGCTCGAGTCGCGGCTCGAACGCCTCGCCTACCACGACCCGCTGACGTTGCTGGCCAACCGCGAGTTGTTCTGCGACCGGGTCGACGCGCGCATGCGTGGCGGTGACACCGCCGGGTCGGGAGCGGTGCTCTTCATCGACCTCGACGACTTCAAGACGGTCAACGACAGTCTCGGCCACGCCGCGGGCGACGACCTGATCTGTTCGGTCGCGGGCCGTATCCAGGGCTGCGTCCGCCCCGGCGATCTTGCCGGGCGACTCGGCGGCGACGAGTTCGCCGTGCTGCTCGAGGATCTCACGAGACCGTCCGAGGCCCTCGAGGTGGCCGAGCGGCTCCGCGCGGCATTGGAGCGCCCGCATCAGCTCCGCGGACGCCAGGTCTCGGCGTCCGCCAGCATCGGGGTGGCCTACCTCGCCGATGCCGGCACGACGGGGGCGGTGCTCCGAAACGCCGACCTCGCGATGTACCGGGCGAAGGGGCTGGGGAAGGCCTGCGTGGCGACCTACGAGCCGCATCTGCACCGCGATGCGCTGCGGCGCCTGGAGTTGCGGAGCGCGCTCGGCGGGGCACTCGAACGCGGCGAGCTGTTCCTGCAGTACCAGCCCCTCGTCGACCTCGGCAGCGCCGAGATGGTGGGCGTGGAGGCACTCCTGCGTTGGCGACACCCCGACGCCGGCCTGATCCCGCCGGACGCGTTCGTCCCGCTGGCCGAGGAGACCGGCGCGATCGTCCCGATCGGGTTGTGGGTCCTGCGGCAGTCGACCGAGTGGCTCGCCCACAACCGCAAGCTCGGCGGGCGCGCGCTGTCGGTGTCCATCAACGTCTCGCCCCTGCAGCTCGCACCACGGCTGGTCGGTGAGGTCGAGGCGGCCCTGGTCGGCACCGGCCTACCTCCGAACCAGCTGGTGATCGAGGTCACCGAGCAGGCGCTGATGAGTCCGCGCAGCTGGGACGTGGTCCGCGAGCTCAAGCGCCTCGGGGTGCGCATCGCCATCGACGACTTCGGAACCGGCTACTCGTCGCTCGCCTACCTGAGCGAGTTCGCCGTCGACCTGCTCAAGATCGACCGGTCGTTCATCGCGGGCCTGACGGTCGACGAACGCAGCCAGGCCGTCCCGCGCGCCGTCGTCGAACTGGCCCGCACCCTGGGGCTCACGGTCGTCGCCGAGGGCATCGAGACCGAGGAGCAGTGGGAACAGCTGGTCCGTATGGGCTGCAGCGTCGGCCAGGGCTACCGCTTCGCGAAGCCGGTCGACCCGGCCGAGCTGGCCGGACTCAGCCAGGGGCCGCTCGGGCGCTGACGTCAGTTCGAGGGTGCCTCGGCCTCGTCGAAGGCCGTCAGGTCGAGCTCGAGTTCGTCCTCGAACGCCTCGGTCTCGATCCCGTCCTCGAACCGCACGCGGAAGAGCGTCGCGACGTCGTCGGCGTCGGCGTCCGGGTCCTGGTCCGCCTTGATCTCCTCGACGACCGTGACGAGCTGGCCCGCCCGTTCGCGGTAGCCGGGAGGGCCGTCGACGGCTGCGGAAGGTCGGAAGGTCGCCTGCTGGGTCACGTGGGGTACCTCGGGATCGGTTGACCACGAGCGTCGCGTCCCGGACGGGTCGGCACCGCACCCCAGCCCGCCCGTTCGGTCACCGAGATCGCCTCACTCCTCGAGGGCCCGCGACAGGAACAGCGCCATCCCGGCGCGATGCACCTCGGTGGCCGGCTCGAAGCGGCGGTCACTGACCCCGTTCGCGATGCCGGCCGCGGCGATGGCGCCGATGGCGCGGTCGTGGACGCTGTGCCCGGTGTCGACGAACGGCGACTGGCGCAGCGGCAGGTCGAGTGCCCGCTGCAGGAACGATGCCATCTCGCCCCGGCTCACCGGACGATCGGGACAGAAGCGGTCGCGGGAGCAGCCGTTGGCGATACCGGCCTTCGCGACCGCGGCGATCGCCTCCTGGTGTGCCTTGCCGTCGAGGTCGCGGAAGCGGTGTCCGTCGGCGGCGGGCAGGTCGAACGCCCGGTAGATGAAGCTGGCCATCTGCGCCCGGGTCACCGTCTCCGCCGGGCAGTACAAGCGTGACCCACAGCCGCTCGTGATCTGCCGCGTGGCGATCTGCTCGATCGGGGCGTAGTGCCCGTGGGTCAGCGGGACGTCGGCGAACCGCGTCGGTGGCGTGGTCGGCGCCGGCGCGGGAGCTGCCGGCGTGGCGCCGGTCGCCAGGGCCGCCACGCGGCTGCGCAGGGCACCCATCTTGGCGTAGAAGTACCGGCCCGGGCAGGCGGTCGAGCCCACGTTGCGGTGGGCGGTCAGGACGTTGAGCGTCCGACCGCCGTGGGAGATGGTGCGGCTGGCGCGGGCGTCGATGCCGTGCACGTCGTACTTCCACGCCACGACCCTGGCGACGGACTCGACCGCGACCGCCGGGATGTCGGCGACCTCGAAGTTGCCCATCACGGACACGCCGAAGGAGCCACTGTTGAAGTTGGCCGCGTGGGCCCCGACGACGCCGCGCTCGAGACCGCCGGCGCGTCCCTCGAAGATCTGGCCGTAGCGGTCGACGAGGATGTTGTAGCCGATGTCGCTCCACCGCTGGGTCTGGGTGTGGTAGCTGTAGATCCCGCGCACGACCGAGGCGGACTGGGCCTTGGTGTAGCTGTTCGAACCGGCCGTGTGGTGGATGACGGCGAAGCGCGGCGTGGCGTAGCTGGCACTCCCGCGACGCAGGGACTCGTTCGCGCCCCACTGGGCCCGCGAGATGATGGCCGGGCGGTTGGACGCCTCGGCGACCACCGGTACGGCGCGCGGACGCAGGTGGCGGACGACCTTCGCGACGGTGCCCTCGGACAGGCCCTCGGTGTCGATCAGCGTGGCGGCGAGGTCACTGATCTCGCCGTCGACACGGACCTGGAAGGCGTCGGCGTCGCCGACCCACAGTGGCTCGGATGCGTCCGTGGCCGCCTCCCTGGCCTCGTCGGTGTCGGGATCGGGCCCGTCGAGGCCGATGACCTCGCGGTCGAGCACCTCCCAGTCGCTCCAGCCGCCGTCGAGACCCCGCGTCCGCACCGTCACCTCGTCGGCGCCGGCCGGCAGCGTGAAGCCGATCATGGAGAAGGGCGTCTCGGTCTCCACGACCGGCGTGCCCGCCTCGCCACCCGCCACCGCGCGCTCGGGCAGGTCCGCCAACGTCTCGATCACGGTTTCGGGCGGTGCCACCTCGGTGGCGAACGACGGCGCGACCGGTGCGAGGGTCGCTCCCGTGACGGCGGTGAGCAGGAACAGGACGTGTCGGCGGCGTGTGCGACGCATGCTTCCCCGAAGGTCGGCGGCGGGTTGGGCGCACCGGCGGGGGCCGGGCGCGCGGGATGATGAAGGAGAGGTCGGCCGGACCACTCCTCGGACGAAGTGCTCGAACGCAGATCGCGCATTTGGTCCGATTCGGGAACTTCGGGCGCCGCGGGCCGGCGGCTCACCCCGGGGCGGACGAGCTACGCTCGCGCGCCGAGCGGCCACCGCGTGCGTGCGCCGGAGACCGGGAGGCACGTGGCCGTTCAGGTGGTCGAGGTGGGACCGGTCGCCCTCGAATGGGAGGCGGAGACACGCGCCGCGGCGCTGCGCTTCACCGAACGCGGTGAGGGTGGCCGGGCCGAGGCCGAGGCGCTGGTCGGTCAGCTGCGCGCGTGGGTGGGCGAGCCACCGGCGCCCTACAGCCTGCTCGTGGACTGCTCCGAGATGGTCGACGTCGACGCCTCCTGGCGCGCGACGTGGGGCGAGCACTTCCGGGCGCATCGCGACGTCTCGACGCTGGCATGGTTCAACGCCAACCACCGGATCCAGCTGATCGTGCTGATGTTCATCAAGGGCACGGGGGTTCGCGGACAGGTCTTCGAGCGCGAGGACGAGGCGCGTCGGTACCTGGCCGACCAGCGGAACGGCTGATGAAGATCCCCGACCTCGAAGAACTGCTCGACGTCATCTCCCTGGCCTGCCTCGGTGACACCGACGTACGGGTCGACGTCGACCCGAGTGCGCTGGACGACCCGCTCGGCGTCATCGGCAACGCCGTCAACGTGCTGCTCGACGACCTCGAGTACCGCCAGCGCGAGCGGGAGGAGGCCCTCCGACGGGTTGCTGCGATGGACGCCAAGCAGGAGTTCCTGGCCTACCTCAGCCACGACATGCAGACGCCCATGGCGGTGCTGCTGGGCGCCGTCACCGTGCTGCGGACCTCGCGATCCGACGAGGACGTCGCCGCCACCCTGCCGCTGATGGAGCACGCCATCGAGCGGCTGCAACGGTTCGTGAGCCAGTTCCTCGATCTGGCACGGCTCGAGGCCGACCGCGGCCTGGTGCTCGAGGTGGCCCCGCTGGACGTGCGGGCGGTGGTCAAGCGCGTCGTCGAGCTGTTCGCCGACGACGGGACGATCGCCGTGACCGGCCCGGCCGAGCTGTCGCCGGTGGCGGCCGACCCCACGCGCGTCGAGCAGATCCTGGCGAACCTCGTCACCAACGCCTTCAAGTACGCGGGCGAAGCGCCCTCCATCGTGCTGCGCGACCGCGAGGACGGCACCATCGAGATCCGCGTCGTCGACCACGGCCCCGGCATCGCGGCCGACGAGGTCGACCGCATCTTCGACAAGTTCGAACGCGGTTCGTCGGCCCCGGGCGCCGGCCTCGGTCTCTACATCAGCCGGGTGCTGGCCGAGGCCCACGGCGGCACCCTGACCGTCGAGAGCGAACCCGGCGAGGGCAGCACCTTTCTGCTGTGCCTGCCGACGGCGCACGGCGGCTGACCCGCTAGGCCCGACGCCCTTGCGCGGTTCGCAACGAGGCGAGCTCGCGCTCCAGCCGTCGCTGACGCTCCTCGAGCGCGGCGCGCGTCCCGCTGCCGTGGTGCGGCGGCGCCTCGTGCAGGTGGCGGCGTACGGCTTCCAGCTCGGCCTGCACGACGGCGACGGTTCGTCTGGGGGTCATGTGCGCAGTCTGTCGGGTCGGGCCGGCGTCGTCGAACCGGCCGCGCCCGGCTCACTCGTCCACCACCTCGATGCTGGCGTGGCGGATGGCGCCATCGTCGAGTTCGAGCACGCCGACGGTGCGGTGCGGCATACGTCGCCGTTCGGTCGGTGAGCCCGGGTTGAACAGCCGCTGGCCGTCCACGCCGACCTCGTCGACGGGGATGTGACTGTGACCGAAGACGACGAGGTGGGCCTGCGGGAACCGTTCGTGGAGACGCCGTGCCCGGCCACGCGACGGACCGCTGTCGTGGATCATGGCGACGTCGACACCACCGAGCGTGAGCTCCAGGGTCTCTGGCAGCTGTCCGACGAGTTCCCGGTCGTTGTTGCCGAGCACGGCGTGGACGGGGGCGAACCGGGCCAACTGTTCGAGGTGCTCCGCCTGGGTGATGTCGCCCGCGTGCAGGATGACGTCGGCCCGCGAGAACCAGGACTCCGCCGCACGCGGCAGCCGCCGGTTCGGCCAGTCCCGCCGCAGGTGGGTGTCGGCCGTCACCACCACGCGCACGTCGGTCTCCTCGTCGGCTCCCCGGTCAGCGTAGGGACGCGGTCACGAGCTAGTGTCCGCAGGCTCTCCCGCGCGAAGGACGCCTGCCGTGCTGCACCTCGAATCCGATCCCGACGACGTCGCGGCCGTTGCCGAGTTCATGGCGGCGCAGCAGGCCGACCCGACCCATCACATCGGCTACCTCGGACTGGACGCGGAACCGATCCGCTTGCAGTTGCAGGGGCTCGAACCGCTGGGCACGGCCGGACTGTCGGTCGCCCGCGATGGCTCCCGCATCGTCGGGGCACTCGCCGCGGAGTGGGACACCGACCCGCCACGATGCTGGTGGCACGGCCCGTTCGTCGCGCCGGACGCGGATGCGACCGCGGTGTCCGACGCCCTCCTGGCCCACGGACGCGAACGATTGCCGGACGAGGTCACACAGGAGGAGACCTGTGGCGACGAACGGCATGCGTGGTTGTCCGACTTCGCCGCGCGCAACGGCTTCCACGCCGAGGAGGCGTCCGCGGTGCTCGGCCGCTCGCTCACCGGGGGACTGCCGCCCCGAACGGTCGCGACGGTGGCCGGTGAGGAGCTGACCGAGCAGCAGCGGAACGACGTCGCGGCCCTGCACGACGCGCTGTTCGCCAACACCCACACGCCCGGCCACAAGCTGGTGGCGGGCGGGGATCGCCGCCTGCTCGTGGTGATCCAGGAAGGTCGTGCGGTCGGCTACGCGGCGGTCGAGCGCCAAGAGGACGGAGCCGGCTACCTCGACTTCCTCGGTGTCGCTCCCGAGGTCCAGGGCCGCGGCCTGGGCTCGGCGTTGGTCGCGGCCGCCTGTCACGAACTGCGCGACATCCTCGGCTGCGAGGTCACCGACCTCACGGTGCGCGTCGGCAACGCGGCCGCGCGCAAGGTCTACACCAACAACGGCTTCGTCGAGGAGCGCATTCTGGTGCCGTTCCGCAAGGGCATGGCCCTGCCCTGATCCGCGACCCGTTAGGCTCTCCGGCCGGGGGAGGGGGAGCGATGCGGCACCTCGTACGGTCGGGCGTCGTCGGGCTTGCGGCGGTGACCGTGGCCTGCGGCGGGCCGGTGTCGCCCACCATCGAGTCACGCAGCCATGACACCCGCGCCGACGTGGACGCGTTCGGCCAGGTCGGGGTCGCCGACTCCCCGCTCGAGTGCCACCGGGTCGCGCCGCTGGAGGTCAGCCTCGCCGAAGGGGTCGAGCCGACCGGCAGCAACGCGCGCTGGCACGCCGACATCGCCACCTCCGGCGATGCCGTCGATGCGCCCGGGAGCGAGACGGAACTGCGACGTTGGGGCAGCGAGGAGGTGCCCGAGCAGTACGCGGGGACCTGGCTGGACGCCGAACACCGGGTCCACGTCGTCGCTTTCACCGCGGACGTGGCCGCCAACGCCGACATCATCCGGCACCGGTTCGCGTCCGGTCTGGCCGTCGCCCGTGCCACGAACACGTTGCAGGAGCTCGAGCAGGTCCACCACGACGTCGCCGCGGAGGTGGACCGCAGCCGACGGACCGGCAACTCGTCCGCCGAGCCGTTCGACGACCTGGGCGGCGAGGCGGGGCTGCGTCCGGAGCCGGGCACGGTGCGGTGGGCAGACCTCGACCTGCCGCGCAACCGGGTGGCCATCGGCCTCTACGAGCCCACGGACGAGCACGTCGCCGACCTCGCCGAACGGTTCGGGCCCGAGCGCGTCTGCGTCGTCCTCGAGCACGCTCCCGCCCACGAGACGCGCGAGCCGCCCGGGTGGGTCCCGGAGGCCGACGCCTACGAGCGCCCGGACACCGCGGACGACCCCGACATCGCCCCGTGGTGCGAGGACGTGCCTCCGCCGCCGGTGGAGGCGCCGGCCGGCATCGCGGGCCCACCGACGACCGCTGCCCCCGTCGACGACATCGACGGCGTCGACGGCGTGGAGCACCACCTGCGCCAGGAGCCGGGTGATCCGACGGCCTGGATGCTGGACCTCGAGGAGTGGGGCACCGGCGAGGCGGCGGACGGGTATGCGGGCCTGTGGTACGACGCCCACCTCGACACCTTCGTCGTCGGCTTCGCCGGGGACACCGATGCGTGGGCGACCGTGCTGCACGAGCGCTTCCACCCCGGGTTCGCCGTCGCGCAGGTGCACCACACCTGGACCGAGCTGCTCGGGCTGCTGGGACGTCTCGAGGCGGAACTGCGCGCCACGGGCGGCCAGGAGCCGGCATCTGGCCAACTGCTCTCGACGGGGCTGCGGCCGAACATCAACCGCGTCACCGTCGGGCTGTTCACGCCGGACCCGGACCGGCTGGCCGAGCTCTCCGGCGTCCACGGGGTCGATGCCATCTGTTTCGCGACCACCTCACCGGGGTACCCACTGGGGCGGTGACCCGGGTCATCCCGCCGGCATGCGGAGGTCCACGTCGCCGAGCCGGCGGTCGTCGAAGTCGCGTCGCACCGTGGCATCGATCTGTTGCCAGCGCGCGACGGTGTCGGGCGACACACCGCCGTCGACGGCGCCGTACGCATGCACGGCGACGGACGCCACGGCCGTGACGGCGACGACGCCGACCAGCCAGCGACGGCGTTCCACCGCGTCCTGCACGGCCAGCGCCATCGCGGGCACGCTCAGCAGCAGCGGCTCGAGCGAGATCCGGTAGGCGAAGAAGTCCGTGCCGCCCTGGTAGCCGACCGCCCGGACCTGGACGACGAGATAGGCCAGTCCGGCGGTCGCCGCGGCCAGCGTCCAGCGTGGCAGCCGCCGCCACGCGACCGTGACCGCCACGAGCGCGGGCACCACGACGGGGGAGAACACGAAGATGCCGCGGTGTGGCGACACGAACGCCAGGCCGAGGTCGCGGACCGTCTGCCACGGTGAGTGACGGATCAGGCCCCGCAGGTGCGCGGTGGTGTCGTAGCCGGCGACCGGCAGCACCGTTCCGAACGCCCAGGCCGTGTAGGCGGTCATCAGCGCGAGTCCGACTGCTGCTGCGGCCGCGATCCAGACCGCGTCGCGTCGATCCTCGCGCCACCATGCGTACGCGGCCACGACGACGACGGCGACGACGAGGTGTGGTCTGACCAGAACGGCGACCACGGCACCGGCGGCGGCCAGTGGCGCCCAGCCGCGTCGCCAGCCGAGCAGCAGGGCGGTCAGCGCGAGACACGTCGGACCGTGGGGCCACATGCTGTCGGCGGCGGTCGACCACAACGACGTGCCGAGCGCGAAGACGAGCGCACCGGCGATCGACGTGGACCTGCCCGCCTCGGTGCGGAGGAGGAGGTGGAGCAGACCGGCGGCCAGTGCGGCCGTCACTGACGCCGTCACCGCAGCGGGTCGCGGATCGACCAGGAAGGGGTGGGCGGGCGGCGGCTTCGCGGACACGGCGTCGGCGACGGCATAGGCCGGTGCCGCCCAGTAGGCGACGCCGGGGAAGCGGTTGACGTAGACGTGGCCGTGGCGTCCCTCGATTCCCCAGTAGTTGCGGCTCGCTGGCCACGTCTCCGGCAACGCCGCGGTGCCGCGCGTTCCCACCGACCACGCGGCGACGGTGGCGGCGCGGGTGTCGTTGACGAACGCCGGTCCCCGATTCGCCGTGGCGAGATAGGCCGCGGAGAGGAGCACGACGAGCAGACCGGTCGTGACCAGGTCACGTCGGTCGAAGCGCACCCGCCCGCACACCTGGGTCGTCCCATCGCACGAAGATGCGGCAGCCAACCATGCGCGACCGCCGCAGCGGCTCAGGCCTGTTGCGGACGTCCGGGCGTTGGCCTCGTGACCGGATCGACCAGGGGCCGGAACAGGGTGCCGCGCTCGGTCGCCAGCACGATGAGGAGGGCAACGATGCCGTAGCCGAGGAACCCGAACGAGATCGGCAGGATCGTGCCGTCGAAGAGCCGATCGAGCACGGCCCCCAACGTCGCGCCGACGGCGAGCTGGATGGCACCGATCACCGAGGCCGCCGTCCCCGCGCGCGCGGCCATCGGCGCCATCGCGATCGTGTTGAAGTTGGGGATCAGCAACCCGTGACCCACCAGGATGCTGGCGAGCAGGGGCAGGAACACCGCGAGCGGCGGTCGGCCGGCGGTCGCGAGGGCGACGGCGAGGAGCACGCCGGCCACGACGACGTAGCCCAGCAGCACCGCATGCGCCGTGCGGCGGGTTCCGAAGCGACGGACCAGTCGGGTGTTGCCCAGCATGGCCAGACCCATGGATGCGGCGATCCCTCCGAAGATGACCGGGAAGGCCTCGGGGCGACCGAACGTCTCACCGAAGATGATCTCGGAACTGGCGATGTAGGACGTGAACACGCCGTACAGCGACGTCAGCGCCAGCGTGTAGCCGAGGGTCTGGCGGTGGGTGACCACGAGGCGGGCCGCGCGGGCGACCCGACCGAGACGCAGTTCGAGCCGCGACTCCACGGGCAGCGTCTCCGGCAGCCGCCGGGCCCACACGCCCATGGCGGCGGCGGCGACCAGGCACAGCACAAACAGGACCCGCCAGGTCGTGACGGTGACGACGGCGGCGCCCAGCGTCGGTGCCACCACCGGAACGATGATGAACACGGCCATGATGAACGACATGGCGCGGGCCATCTGCTCGCCCTCGAACATGTCGCGCACGACCGCGAGCGTCACGACACGCGGGCCGGCGGCACCCAGCCCCCACACGAACCGGCCGAGCAGCAACAGGTCCAGGCTCGGCGCGACGGTGCACAGCAGCGCGCCGACGGCGTACACGCCGAAGCCGACGAACAGCGTCGGACGGCGGCCGTAACGGTCGGCGAGCGGTCCGTAGAAGAGCTGACCGGCCGCGAGCCCGAGCATGTAGGCGGTCACGAGGCCGGCGACGGCCGTGGAGTCGCTCGCGAGACCGAGGTCGGCCCGGATGGCGCCGAAGGCGGGCAGCATGAGGTCGAGGCCGAGCGCCGCGAGCGCCATCGACATGGCGAGCATCGCGGTGAACTCGACCCGGCCGAGAGCGGGGCGGCGGGTCATGGTGCCTCGAGGCGGGAGAGGCGTGGCACGGTAACCAGGTTCCGGCAACGGTGGGACGACAGCGATCGGCCGCCCGC
It includes:
- a CDS encoding multidrug effflux MFS transporter — encoded protein: MTRRPALGRVEFTAMLAMSMALAALGLDLMLPAFGAIRADLGLASDSTAVAGLVTAYMLGLAAGQLFYGPLADRYGRRPTLFVGFGVYAVGALLCTVAPSLDLLLLGRFVWGLGAAGPRVVTLAVVRDMFEGEQMARAMSFIMAVFIIVPVVAPTLGAAVVTVTTWRVLFVLCLVAAAAMGVWARRLPETLPVESRLELRLGRVARAARLVVTHRQTLGYTLALTSLYGVFTSYIASSEIIFGETFGRPEAFPVIFGGIAASMGLAMLGNTRLVRRFGTRRTAHAVLLGYVVVAGVLLAVALATAGRPPLAVFLPLLASILVGHGLLIPNFNTIAMAPMAARAGTAASVIGAIQLAVGATLGAVLDRLFDGTILPISFGFLGYGIVALLIVLATERGTLFRPLVDPVTRPTPGRPQQA